In Nitrosarchaeum koreense MY1, one genomic interval encodes:
- a CDS encoding threonine synthase, whose product MARTSLQCRECKKQYDTAFKYICDDCFGPLDVKYDFPAVTKNTFTNREHNYWRYFELLPIENKSNIISIGAGMTPLIKADNLGKKLGLNNLYIKNDSVNPTFSFKDRPAGVAISKAKEFGLSAVGCASTGNLASATAAHAAKAGLPCHVFAPSNIEMAKIAQALSYGANYIAVDGTYDDANRIAAQIGDSKGIGIVNINMRSHYVEGSKTLAYEVAEQLDWQVPDQLIVPVGSGAMLNAICKGFEELQIVSLLNNVSNMHMIAAQPHGCAPIVDAFKKNNKEVIPVENPDTIAKSLAIGDPGDGRYVLKRLVQYNGFAEECNNKEILDAILLLARTEGIFTEPAGGVSVAVLQKMIEQGKIDKNDSIVCYVTGNGLKATEAIMEVLQKPKVMKTNIAEISAVVN is encoded by the coding sequence TTGGCTAGAACATCACTGCAGTGCAGAGAATGCAAAAAACAGTACGATACTGCTTTCAAGTATATCTGTGATGACTGCTTTGGACCACTAGATGTAAAATATGACTTTCCTGCAGTCACAAAAAATACCTTTACAAATCGTGAGCATAACTATTGGAGATATTTTGAATTACTACCAATAGAAAACAAATCTAACATTATTAGTATTGGTGCAGGAATGACACCACTTATCAAAGCTGACAATCTTGGAAAAAAATTAGGACTAAACAATCTATACATCAAAAATGACTCTGTAAATCCGACATTTTCATTTAAAGACAGACCTGCAGGAGTTGCAATATCAAAAGCAAAGGAGTTTGGACTATCAGCTGTTGGATGTGCATCTACTGGCAATTTGGCATCTGCAACTGCAGCACATGCAGCAAAAGCTGGGTTACCATGCCATGTATTTGCACCAAGTAATATTGAGATGGCAAAAATTGCACAGGCATTATCTTATGGAGCAAATTACATTGCTGTAGATGGAACATATGATGATGCAAATAGAATAGCTGCACAAATTGGTGACAGTAAAGGAATAGGAATTGTAAATATTAACATGCGCTCTCATTATGTAGAAGGCTCTAAAACACTTGCATACGAAGTTGCAGAACAACTTGACTGGCAAGTTCCTGATCAACTCATAGTTCCAGTAGGAAGTGGTGCAATGCTAAATGCTATCTGCAAAGGATTTGAAGAATTGCAGATAGTTTCATTGTTAAATAATGTATCAAACATGCACATGATAGCAGCACAGCCACATGGGTGTGCACCTATCGTTGATGCATTTAAGAAAAACAATAAAGAAGTAATTCCCGTAGAGAATCCTGACACTATTGCAAAGAGTTTGGCAATAGGTGATCCTGGAGATGGTAGATATGTTTTGAAACGATTAGTCCAGTACAATGGATTTGCAGAAGAATGTAACAACAAGGAAATTTTAGATGCAATATTGCTTTTGGCAAGGACAGAAGGAATCTTTACAGAACCTGCAGGTGGTGTATCTGTTGCCGTACTTCAAAAGATGATTGAACAGGGAAAAATCGACAAAAACGATTCTATAGTGTGTTATGTCACTGGAAACGGACTAAAGGCAACTGAGGCAATAATGGAAGTTTTACAAAAACCAAAAGTGATGAAGACAAACATTGCAGAAATATCGGCGGTAGTAAACTAG
- the hisI gene encoding phosphoribosyl-AMP cyclohydrolase, which produces MKKSIEDIDFTKSDGLIPVIVQDANTKDVLTLAYSNKESLELTKKTGNSWFWSRSRNKLWMKGEESGNTQKVKEILVDCDSDAVIYLVEPSGPACHTGEKVCFHTRLEK; this is translated from the coding sequence ATGAAAAAATCTATTGAAGATATTGATTTCACAAAAAGTGATGGGTTAATTCCAGTCATTGTTCAGGATGCAAATACAAAAGATGTACTGACATTAGCTTACTCAAATAAAGAATCATTGGAACTAACTAAAAAAACTGGTAACTCTTGGTTTTGGAGTCGTTCTAGAAATAAACTCTGGATGAAAGGTGAAGAATCTGGCAATACACAAAAAGTCAAAGAAATTCTTGTCGATTGTGATTCTGATGCAGTAATCTATCTTGTAGAACCATCAGGACCAGCATGTCATACTGGTGAGAAAGTTTGTTTTCACACCAGATTAGAAAAATAA
- a CDS encoding ThiF family adenylyltransferase — MANITFTIPSVLNYGGGEKKTDISADSITDAFVKISEIMGDDFKRRVLESDGTPRSLINIYINGKNAKFSDGMNTTLNNGDEVYILPAVAGGSDELSAKELDRFSRQVMLEDIGYTGQLKLKNSKVCVVGVGGLGNPITSRLAAMGVGTLRIVDRDVIELSNLHRQTMFDESDVGQVKVEVAAKKLQKLNPDCKIEALAVSVNDYTALEVVEGCDVVIDALDSVNARYALNNACVKFGIPFVTGAAVGVSGQAFTILPKESACYYCMFPELNEDAMPTCSIDGVHPSILSIVGGVEVSEAVKIIIGKKPSLSQRILHIDLEHLDFTSTKTFRAEECPVCGTGKKEETVKEEFILEELCGRNRGKRTYSITPTDIFNIDTTIVSNIAKKQGFIVENLGDLGISLRTNDLSVSFMKKGSAVIVGSKDEDDAVSLYKSLLGRELSAKTSL, encoded by the coding sequence ATGGCAAATATCACATTTACAATTCCATCGGTGCTAAATTATGGTGGTGGAGAGAAAAAAACAGATATTTCAGCTGACTCCATTACTGACGCATTTGTAAAGATATCTGAAATTATGGGTGATGACTTTAAGAGACGAGTTTTGGAAAGTGATGGAACTCCGCGTTCTTTGATTAATATTTACATTAATGGAAAAAATGCAAAATTCTCTGATGGGATGAATACCACACTAAATAACGGAGATGAGGTGTATATTCTGCCTGCAGTGGCTGGAGGTTCTGACGAGTTGTCTGCAAAAGAGCTTGATAGATTTTCAAGACAAGTGATGCTAGAAGACATTGGTTACACTGGACAGCTGAAATTAAAAAATTCCAAAGTATGTGTTGTAGGTGTTGGTGGGTTGGGAAATCCAATCACATCAAGACTAGCTGCAATGGGTGTTGGTACTTTGAGAATTGTTGATAGGGATGTAATAGAATTATCTAATTTACATAGGCAAACAATGTTTGATGAATCAGACGTTGGCCAAGTAAAAGTGGAAGTTGCAGCAAAGAAATTACAGAAACTAAATCCTGATTGCAAGATAGAAGCATTAGCTGTTTCAGTAAATGATTACACTGCACTTGAAGTTGTAGAGGGTTGTGATGTTGTAATTGATGCACTTGACAGTGTCAATGCAAGATATGCTCTAAATAATGCATGTGTAAAATTTGGAATTCCTTTTGTTACTGGTGCTGCAGTCGGAGTATCGGGTCAAGCATTTACAATTTTACCAAAAGAATCCGCATGTTACTATTGCATGTTTCCTGAGCTAAACGAAGATGCAATGCCGACTTGCAGTATTGATGGAGTTCATCCGTCAATACTTTCCATTGTTGGAGGAGTTGAAGTATCAGAAGCTGTAAAAATCATTATTGGAAAAAAGCCAAGCCTGTCACAAAGAATTCTTCACATTGATTTAGAACATCTTGATTTTACAAGTACCAAAACATTTCGAGCTGAGGAATGTCCTGTATGTGGAACTGGAAAAAAAGAAGAAACAGTAAAGGAAGAATTTATCTTAGAAGAACTATGTGGAAGAAATCGTGGAAAGCGAACATACTCCATTACTCCTACTGATATATTTAATATCGATACTACTATAGTTTCTAACATCGCAAAAAAACAAGGATTTATAGTAGAAAATCTTGGAGATTTGGGAATATCATTGCGGACAAATGATCTCTCCGTAAGTTTTATGAAAAAAGGTTCAGCAGTAATTGTTGGATCAAAAGACGAAGATGATGCCGTATCATTATACAAAAGTCTACTTGGTAGGGAATTAAGTGCAAAAACTAGCCTATAA